In the Tetrapisispora phaffii CBS 4417 chromosome 7, complete genome genome, one interval contains:
- the MRE11 gene encoding MRX complex nuclease subunit (similar to Saccharomyces cerevisiae MRE11 (YMR224C); ancestral locus Anc_8.744), whose translation MDYPDENTIRVLITTDNHVGYNENDPIAGDDSWKTFHEIMMLAKDNNVDMVLQAGDLFHVNKPSKKSMYQVMRSLRMACMGDKPCELELLNDTSEIFHYNEFTDLNYQDPNFNISIPVFGIAGNHDDASGDALLCPMDILQVSGLVNHFGKVIEADKIKVPPLLFKKGETKLALYGLASVRDERLFRTFKEGNVTFEVPDMEGDEWFNIMCVHQNHTGHTNTAFLPEQFLPGFLDMVIWGHEHECIPHLVHNPLKNFDVLQPGSSVATSLCDAEAQDKHVFILEVRKGEPRKLIPIPLKTTRPFIMRNITLTDVAYLRPHDKEGIIKYLVNEVEDMISEAKVETTRKLGLELKEEEEAAKLLQLNLPLIRLRVDYSGPEDRNSIIDYQLENPRRFSNRFVGSVANSNNIIQYHKKRKFPKKNTSNTKGFEYNENLKDNDAELDVQTLVNDMLNKMSLALLPEIGMNEAVKKFIEKDEKSALKDFIDEEIKNEVKMLASSEELLSLTDPEEIRKLIRHVKKAKASQDYSLDDDKDLDPNLASALAKAKKRLNEIEGNPESNRALTNFGITSNELDDIPKNQEDKPVKKSRTENKKRISSTKRASPETKNPLYQIRSLFQMKNNQMPVVRITSRIVLLPTHILIIKLMMILLPSILVMKKIIQKIVPIKKEFHKWQALEKDHHHPPNLLQELQRLRRQMS comes from the coding sequence ATGGATTATCCAGATGAGAATACAATTCGTGTTTTGATCACTACAGATAACCATGTTGgttataatgaaaatgacCCAATTGCTGGTGATGATTCATGGAAAACGTTTCATGAAATTATGATGTTAGCAAAGGACAATAACGTGGATATGGTTTTACAAGCTGGTGATCTCTTTCATGTTAATAAACCAAGTAAGAAGTCCATGTATCAAGTTATGAGATCTTTAAGAATGGCATGTATGGGGGATAAACCTTGTGAATTGGAATTGTTAAATGATACGTCAGAGATTTTCCATTATAATGAGTTTACAGATCTTAATTATCAAGACCcaaatttcaatatctcTATCCCTGTGTTTGGAATTGCAGGTAATCACGATGATGCTTCAGGAGATGCATTATTATGTCCAATGGATATCTTACAAGTTTCCGGTTTAGTGAACCATTTTGGAAAAGTCATTGAAGCAGATAAAATCAAAGTACCACCCttattatttaagaaaGGTGAAACAAAATTAGCATTATACGGATTAGCCTCTGTTAGGGATGAGAGATTATTCAGAACATTTAAAGAAGGAAACGTAACTTTTGAAGTTCCAGATATGGAAGGTGACGAATGGTTTAATATAATGTGCGTACATCAAAACCACACTGGGCATACAAACACTGCATTTCTTCCCGAACAATTTTTACCAGGATTTTTGGATATGGTGATATGGGGTCATGAACACGAATGTATTCCTCATTTAGTTCATAATCCGTTGAAGAACTTTGATGTTCTTCAACCAGGATCTTCGGTCGCGACCTCATTGTGCGATGCTGAGGCACAAGATAAACATGTATTCATTTTAGAAGTTCGAAAAGGTGAGCCACGTAAACTAATCCCGATCCCTCTTAAGACGACAAGACCATTTATTATGAGAAATATTACATTAACTGATGTTGCTTATTTAAGGCCTCATGATAAGGAAGggattattaaatatttagttAATGAAGTGGAAGATATGATATCAGAAGCAAAGGTAGAAACCACAAGGAAATTGGGATTGGAATTAAAAGAGGAGGAAGAAGCTGCGAAgttattacaattaaatttaCCATTAATTAGATTACGTGTTGATTATTCGGGTCCCGAAGATCGTAATTCCATAATTGATTATCAATTAGAGAACCCTAGGAGATTTAGTAATAGGTTCGTTGGTTCAGTAGCCAATAGcaataatataattcaatatcatAAGAAGCGTAAATTTCCCAAGAAAAATACTAGTAACACAAAAGGTTTCGAGTATAATGAAAATCTAAAGGATAATGATGCTGAATTAGATGTTCAGACATTGGTAAATGATATGTTAAACAAAATGTCTTTGGCACTACTACCTGAAATTGGTATGAATGAAGCTGtcaaaaaattcattgaaaagGATGAAAAATCTGCATTAAAAGACtttattgatgaagaaattaaaaatgagGTCAAGATGCTGGCATCCAgtgaagaattattaagCCTTACCGATCCTGAAGAAATTCGTAAATTGATACGACATGTTAAGAAGGCTAAAGCATCACAAGATTACTCTCTGgatgatgataaagatCTGGATCCAAACTTGGCATCTGCTCTTGCTAAAGCTAAGAAGCGTTTGAATGAGATTGAAGGCAATCCTGAGTCAAATAGAGCTTTAACTAATTTTGGCATAACTTCAAATGAGTTGGATGACATACCAAAAAACCAAGAAGATAAACCAGTGAAGAAGAGTAGAacagaaaacaaaaaacgTATTTCTAGCACAAAAAGGGCTTCGCCAGAAACAAAAAACCCGCTTTATCAGATTCGATCATTGTTTCAGATGAAGAACAACCAGATGCCAGTAGTGAGGATTACATCTCGGATAGTATTGCTGCCGACGCATATtctgataataaaattaatgatgatattattgCCATCGATTCTGGTGATGAAAAAGatcattcaaaaaatagtaccaataaaaaaagaatttcaCAAATGGCAGGCTCTAGAAAAAGACCATCATCATCCACCAAATCTTCTACAAGAGCTTCAAAGGCTCCGAAGACAGATGtcttaa
- the FMP42 gene encoding Fmp42p (similar to Saccharomyces cerevisiae YMR221C; ancestral locus Anc_8.739), which translates to MIKNKRSQVIELLQIICAVIWCLLSAGIIFGFAAFKQVLINEGVYSESCQTNETRYSEVQTIIPCTAQDLKLNTMFTVSAAITNVLALPVGWVLDIYGPKVSGIIGSSIIYFGAFNFIMAESLIGEYYDPYLIGFLMLAVGGPFVFISSFHLSNIFPARGGMIMALITGSFDSSSALFLIYKVIYEKSDNKLSLQRFFSYYLIVPTFIIVAQIFIMPKHSYQSLPKESYTSASNLNSCDTESTPLISNYTDAATSYSEQQSTRTPRRRSSSVTIMAEARQHLLNYDIFEEMHERNVKEQILSPWFYLMLFFAAICMLRINYFIATIRSQVEYLLGDETTSIELNNLFDFLLPIGGVVAVPIIGHILDNIELSNIIKILSGLSIIIGGLGIVPNSYACALIEIVLFVMYRPFYYTVVSDYTSKIFGFTTFGTVYGLLTLTCGVFNMLQRRLDIITHTTFKMNPLPVNIILLATTIITSSALIIFMTSRNKKIA; encoded by the coding sequence atgataaaaaataaaaggaGCCAAGTGATAGAATTACTACAGATAATTTGTGCTGTCATATGGTGTCTCCTATCTGCTGGTATTATCTTTGGGTTTGCTGCATTTAAGCAAGTACTAATCAATGAAGGGGTATATTCAGAGAGTTGTCAAACTAATGAAACTCGTTACTCTGAAGTTCAAACCATTATTCCTTGCACTGCCCAAGATTTGAAGTTAAACACCATGTTTACTGTTTCAGCAGCGATTACAAATGTACTAGCTTTACCGGTTGGCTGGGTCCTTGATATTTATGGTCCTAAAGTGTCTGGTATCATAGGCTCCagtataatatattttggaGCGTTCAATTTCATAATGGCTGAATCTTTAATCGGTGAGTATTATGATCCATATCTTATTGGGTTTTTAATGCTAGCCGTAGGTGGCCCATTCgtatttatttcttctttccattTGTCCAACATTTTTCCTGCCAGAGGGGGTATGATAATGGCCTTGATCACAGGATCTTTCGATTCGTCGTCTGCATTGTTTTTAATCTATAAGGTCATCTATGAAAAATCGGATAACAAGCTTTCTTTGCAAAGATTTTTCtcatattatttaattgttccTACATTCATTATTGTAGCGCAGATTTTCATTATGCCTAAACATTCTTATCAATCTCTCCCAAAAGAAAGCTACACCTCTGCCTCAAACCTAAATTCATGTGACACTGAATCTACACCACtaatatcaaattataCTGATGCTGCCACCTCTTATTCAGAGCAGCAATCTACAAGGACTCCCAGAAGAAGATCTTCAAGTGTCACCATCATGGCCGAAGCAAGACAGCACCTTCTTAATTATGATATCTTCGAAGAAATGCATGAACGCAATGTAAAAGAACAAATATTAAGTCCTTGGTTTTATctaatgttattttttgcCGCTATTTGTATGCTAAGGATAAACTATTTTATTGCAACTATTAGATCACAAGTAGAATATTTACTTGGTGACGAGACCACATctattgaattaaataacttaTTTGACTTTCTATTGCCAATCGGTGGCGTGGTAGCTGTGCCAATAATAGGCCATATTCTTGATAACATTGAGTTATCTAATATTATCAAGATTTTATCTGGCTTATCGATTATAATTGGAGGATTAGGAATTGTACCAAATAGTTACGCATGCGCCCTAATTGAAATCGTACTATTTGTGATGTACCGTCCATTTTATTATACTGTAGTATCTGATTACacatcaaaaatatttgggTTCACGACTTTTGGTACTGTTTATGGACTGTTAACCTTAACATGCGGTGTATTCAATATGTTACAGAGACGTTTAGATATAATCACACACACGACCTTCAAAATGAACCCACTTCCtgtcaatattattttattggCGACAACAATTATAACTTCATCTGCtcttataatatttatgaCTTCTCGCAACAAGAAGATAGCATGA
- the RFM1 gene encoding Rfm1p (similar to Saccharomyces cerevisiae RFM1 (YOR279C); ancestral locus Anc_8.738) gives MDCNDITDTKLSDANEMKASSLSLNAIVDNLKFNKGDDEGADTNNKVVLISDVRKDVTPEMTAFSVGEDSKVKCPEEETLESIKKKQNELLDEIMKFRDSVKPIEFESYYDYFTLKNFKRGISASGQVDFNMLRRREHGIYYKKIKLDKTSQGNANDTNSTAALPITTTTTSTGNMSDNETNPSVIKAQDDDDKITKEEDFNESKSTTPEDIVSLPPRITRSQNSQTSINNSVTSKERRPVSSQFLDDSKKLINGDISVQSIIPNKFLGNNRRRSSRISKRITDKCSYNNSSNENSDNEESGTSHIQTLFERIIPKTLDPIRRSDWILQTKDRFSSEKHLQTHPQYTVIKMNELVSERKIQFLLSKFEGGLAGVRKK, from the coding sequence ATGGATTGCAACGATATTACAGACACTAAATTAAGTGATGCAAACGAAATGAAGGCTTCATCCCTGTCACTTAATGCAATAGttgataatttgaaatttaataaaggAGACGATGAAGGTGCtgatacaaataataagGTTGTTCTTATTTCTGATGTTAGAAAAGATGTTACTCCAGAGATGACTGCTTTTAGTGTCGGTGAGGATTCAAAGGTTAAGTGTCCAGAAGAGGAAACATTAGAAAGCATCAAAAAAAAgcaaaatgaattattggATGAGATCATGAAATTTAGAGACAGTGTAAAACCAATTGAGTTCGAATCATACTATGATTACTTTACgctgaaaaattttaaaaggGGAATATCTGCAAGTGGACAAGTTGATTTTAATATGTTACGAAGACGAGAACATggaatttattataaaaaaataaagttgGACAAAACATCACAAGGTAATGCCAATGATACTAATTCTACAGCTGCACTGCCAATAACTACCACTACCACCAGTACTGGCAACATGTCAGACAATGAAACTAATCCGAGCGTTATTAAGGCCCAAGACGATGATGacaaaattacaaaagaaGAGGACTTTAACGAGTCTAAAAGCACGACACCAGAAGATATTGTGAGTTTACCTCCTAGAATCACTAGGTCGCAAAATTCCCAAACTTCCATTAATAACTCAGTCACCTCGAAAGAAAGGAGACCAGTCAGTTCTCAATTCTTGGATGATTCAAAAAAACTAATAAATGGCGATATTTCAGTACAATCTATAATTCCTAATAAATTTCTAGGAAACAACAGAAGGCGGTCTTCTAGAATTTCAAAAAGGATTACAGATAAGTGTTCCTATAATAACTCGAGCAACGAAAATTctgataatgaagaaagTGGTACATCTCATATCCAAACTCtatttgaaagaattattCCTAAAACACTTGATCCAATACGAAGGTCAGATTGGATATTACAGACTAAGGATAGATTCTCTTCTGAGAAGCATTTACAAACTCATCCTCAATATACtgttattaaaatgaaTGAGTTAGTGtcagaaagaaaaatacaATTCTTATTATCGAAATTTGAAGGTGGATTAGCTGGGGTTCGTAAAAAATAA
- the FSH3 gene encoding putative serine hydrolase (similar to Saccharomyces cerevisiae FSH2 (YMR222C); ancestral locus Anc_8.741), with protein MAVASPAKKKILMLHGYMQSDRIFKAKVGGLRKKLKKLGYDAMVPCAIEVAGIKDSDPDAADVAKKLNTSDADHNKLYGWYIKNGPPTAVNGDYEIKQQTFDYLRDYIIENGPFEGIMGFSQGAGVAGYLLTDFYNILNLTEEQQPPFKFFVAFSGFRLEPDQYQQTYLDNLITTPSLHVIGELDTLVTEERSSSLFNACAEGSKTQLVHPGGHFVPSSNPFQTQICNWIQMITLKDDDPKKNQRKRTPKTIQMPLILQQYLT; from the coding sequence ATGGCAGTTGCTAGTCCTGccaaaaaaaagattttaatGCTGCATGGTTATATGCAATCTGACCGTATCTTTAAAGCAAAAGTAGGTGGGTTACGTAAAAAGCTTAAAAAGTTAGGATATGATGCAATGGTTCCTTGTGCCATTGAGGTAGCCGGTATTAAAGATTCGGATCCTGATGCTGCAGATGTTGccaaaaaattgaatacaAGTGACGCTGACCATAACAAACTATATGGATGGTACATAAAAAATGGTCCTCCTACTGCAGTCAATGGTGATTatgaaataaaacaacaaaCTTTCGATTACCTTCGTGACTATATTATTGAGAATGGTCCATTTGAGGGTATTATGGGCTTCAGTCAAGGTGCAGGTGTTGCAGGTTATTTATTAACAGACTTCTATAATATCCTCAACTTAACAGAAGAACAACAACCGCCTTTTAAGTTTTTTGTCGCATTCAGTGGTTTTAGATTAGAACCTGatcaatatcaacaaaCCTATTTGGACAATCTAATTACTACTCCGTCGTTACATGTCATTGGTGAGCTCGATACTTTAGTCACCGAAGAGAGAAGCTCCTCACTTTTTAATGCATGCGCAGAGGGTTCGAAGACACAGTTAGTTCATCCTGGTGGTCATTTCGTACCAAGTTCTAACCCATTTCAAACTCAAATTTGTAATTGGATTCAAATGATAACATTAAAAGACGATGACccaaagaaaaatcaacGCAAGAGAACACCAAAAACCATTCAAATGCCACTGATTCTGCAACAATACCTAACCTAG
- the PLP2 gene encoding Plp2p (similar to Saccharomyces cerevisiae PLP2 (YOR281C); ancestral locus Anc_8.743): MQNEPMFQVQVDETEDTEWNDILRAKGVIPERPPSPTAQLEEALEDALKKQHENRLEDKDISDLEELEDDEDEDFLAFYKQKRLAELAKLQQRSKFGDVYHINKPEYNKEVTEASKGAKKVSNGTYLNSIDNNESKEESSNAVYVFVHLSLQSKLQSRILSHIFQTEAPKFPEIKFVDIPGPRAIENYPENNCPTLIVYYNGDVVRNIVTLLGLGGNDTKIGDFEQLLVKVGAVKENDNRLIMNVDSEESREERKLTFANKKSIRSGIRGKFNLGVGAGEEEEEDDEDDFFN; this comes from the coding sequence ATGCAGAACGAACCTATGTTTCAAGTCCAAGTGGACGAAACTGAAGATACAGAATggaatgatattttaagaGCTAAAGGTGTTATACCTGAAAGACCACCTTCTCCAACTGCTCAATTAGAAGAGGCTTTAGAAGATGCTTTAAAGAAACAACATGAAAACAGATTAGAAGATAAAGATATTTCTGATTTGGAAGAGTTggaagatgatgaagatgaagatttCTTGGCATTTTATAAGCAGAAGAGATTAGCTGAATTAGCAAAGTTGCAACAACGTTCCAAGTTTGGTGATGTTTATCATATAAATAAACCCGAATACAATAAGGAAGTAACAGAAGCAAGTAAAGGTGCTAAAAAAGTTTCCAACGGTACATACTTAAATTccattgataataatgaaagtAAGGAAGAATCATCAAATGCTGTCTACGTTTTTGTTCATCTTTCTCTACAGAGTAAGCTTCAAAGTAGAATATTATCCCATATCTTTCAAACAGAAGCACCAAAATTTCCTGAAATAAAGTTTGTTGACATCCCAGGTCCAAGAGCTATTGAAAACTATCCAGAAAACAATTGTCCAACTTTAATCGTATATTACAATGGTGATGTTGTAAGAAACATAGTGACATTATTAGGATTAGGAGGTAATGATACAAAAATTGGTGATTTTGAACAATTACTTGTTAAGGTCGGAGCagtaaaagaaaatgataatagGTTAATAATGAATGTTGATTCAGAAGAATCAAGAGAAGAGAGAAAATTGACTTTTGCTAATAAGAAAAGCATAAGGTCAGGTATTAGAGGTAAGTTCAATCTTGGCGTTGGAGCCggagaagaagaagaagaagacgACGAAGATGACTTCTTTAActaa